Proteins encoded by one window of Blautia argi:
- a CDS encoding tetratricopeptide repeat protein, whose translation MLSNNPKLIKGYHLLALLYMQEGEYEKARKRLKAAARIDKTNTTTLRFLREIEEQTGRATSLDSRFKIKEKEIEKKDGSVIYRSGNDTIIQPPEYREKSITNTLVNLVLGLLVGAAALWFLVVPAKTQKINQAANKKVVEYSDKMATLSAELDRMQKDMDASTDSVSTAKSQIDAANAKAAGYENLIKAWQAYRDGSYGTAANAMEGVAPDALSVEAKGMYDTIMSEIGGTVKANYQAAAGSAMEAGDYDTAISNLEKALGIGSQDSNTMFNLAQAYDKKGDTQNANKWYQKIHR comes from the coding sequence GTGCTTTCCAATAATCCCAAGCTGATTAAGGGCTATCACCTTCTGGCGCTTCTTTATATGCAGGAAGGGGAATACGAAAAAGCCAGAAAGAGATTGAAGGCAGCAGCCCGGATTGATAAAACCAATACTACCACTCTGCGGTTTTTAAGGGAAATCGAGGAGCAGACAGGGCGGGCTACCAGTCTGGATTCCAGATTTAAGATAAAGGAAAAAGAGATAGAGAAAAAGGATGGAAGCGTGATTTACCGCTCTGGAAATGACACCATTATCCAACCGCCGGAATACCGGGAAAAATCTATTACTAATACCTTGGTAAATCTGGTGCTGGGCCTTTTGGTAGGGGCGGCAGCCCTGTGGTTTCTGGTAGTTCCGGCAAAGACCCAGAAAATCAATCAGGCAGCAAATAAAAAGGTGGTAGAATACAGTGACAAAATGGCGACTCTGTCTGCAGAACTGGATCGTATGCAGAAGGATATGGACGCGTCCACGGATTCTGTCAGCACAGCGAAGAGCCAGATTGATGCAGCCAATGCCAAAGCCGCCGGCTATGAAAATCTTATCAAAGCATGGCAGGCCTACCGGGATGGCAGCTATGGCACAGCGGCCAATGCCATGGAGGGAGTTGCCCCGGACGCGCTCTCTGTAGAAGCGAAGGGCATGTATGACACCATTATGAGTGAAATTGGCGGCACGGTGAAGGCAAATTACCAAGCTGCAGCAGGAAGCGCCATGGAAGCCGGGGATTATGACACCGCTATTTCCAATCTGGAAAAAGCCCTGGGTATTGGCTCGCAAGATAGCAATACCATGTTTAACCTGGCTCAGGCTTATGATAAAAAAGGAGATACCCAAAACGCAAACAAGTGGTATCAGAAAATTCATAGATGA
- a CDS encoding LTA synthase family protein — MKETRKVLSIKYLNMFSVPLQMLAVCIGYFFIEAISRHSLWEAMDFMKERPLVFLYNAFLIFTTTLIVYLFRRRVFWRTICVIFWLGLGIINGVLLSNRVTPFTGPDLHLITDAFQIADRYLSPFFFVVVVIAAILAVIGLIILFFKGPKYQGKMSYKLNVPLILAGVLAFAGTTKLALDKRVLSNYFGNIAFAYEDYGYPYCLATTVFNTGIGLPRGYSEESVEKIDKSEDTLPKTGEKRPNILFLQLESFFDPELVEYLDISEDPIPNFRKMMKDYSSGYFKVPSVGAGTANTEFETITGMSMRYFGPGEYPYKSVLKETTCESAPYVLKNLGYGTHAIHNNEANFYGRKNVFANLGFDSFTSEEYMAEQDDTNPNDWIRDKNLTKYILQAMESTEGPDYVYTISVQGHGDYPEEPVLENPKIKVSGASTQAENYKWEYYCNQIYEMDQFVKELTDTLSKLDEDVVLVMYGDHLPTMGLTVTDMKNKYLFQTEYVIWDNMGLEKKDKNLAAYQMAAEVLDRVGIHEGNVFRFHQARRNTKNYQVDLEMLQYDILYGEKYIYDRENPFERVKMHLGVEDAQLESIQQISENQYYIKGANFTQSAFLEVNGELIEANFVDENTLLVLDTQLTEEDKVDVAIRSNSSTHRVLTRTEKYIYHEPEAGSNKAKLEPIITEEPETEVTEESQKEKEE; from the coding sequence ATGAAAGAAACCAGAAAAGTATTAAGTATTAAGTATCTTAATATGTTTTCCGTTCCCCTGCAGATGCTTGCCGTCTGCATCGGGTACTTCTTTATAGAGGCAATTTCCAGACATTCCCTGTGGGAAGCCATGGATTTTATGAAGGAACGCCCTTTGGTGTTCCTTTATAATGCCTTTTTAATTTTTACCACAACCCTGATTGTATACCTGTTCAGACGGAGGGTGTTCTGGAGAACCATCTGTGTGATTTTCTGGCTGGGTCTGGGAATTATTAACGGTGTGCTGTTAAGCAACCGCGTCACCCCCTTTACCGGTCCGGACTTGCATCTGATTACGGATGCATTTCAGATCGCAGACAGGTATCTGTCCCCGTTTTTCTTTGTGGTGGTAGTCATTGCCGCCATACTGGCAGTTATTGGACTGATTATTCTGTTTTTCAAGGGACCGAAATACCAGGGGAAAATGAGCTACAAATTAAATGTTCCGCTGATTTTAGCCGGAGTTCTGGCATTTGCAGGAACCACAAAGCTGGCGCTTGACAAAAGAGTGCTGTCCAATTATTTCGGCAATATTGCTTTTGCCTATGAGGATTACGGCTATCCCTACTGTCTGGCTACCACGGTATTTAATACCGGTATCGGGCTTCCCAGAGGTTATTCAGAGGAGAGTGTTGAAAAAATTGACAAGAGTGAGGATACGCTGCCAAAGACAGGAGAAAAACGTCCGAATATTCTGTTTTTACAGTTGGAATCCTTTTTTGACCCGGAGCTGGTGGAATACCTGGATATTTCCGAAGACCCGATTCCGAATTTCCGCAAGATGATGAAGGACTATTCCTCCGGGTATTTCAAGGTACCGTCTGTAGGCGCAGGTACTGCCAATACAGAGTTTGAAACCATTACAGGAATGAGCATGCGCTATTTCGGACCGGGGGAATATCCCTATAAGAGCGTGTTAAAGGAAACCACCTGTGAGAGCGCGCCTTATGTGCTGAAGAATCTGGGTTACGGTACCCATGCGATTCATAATAATGAAGCCAATTTCTATGGAAGAAAAAATGTGTTTGCAAATCTGGGATTTGACAGCTTTACTTCCGAGGAATATATGGCAGAACAGGACGATACGAACCCAAACGACTGGATCAGAGATAAAAATCTGACAAAATATATTCTCCAGGCCATGGAGTCCACAGAAGGGCCGGATTATGTGTATACTATTTCCGTACAGGGACATGGAGATTATCCGGAGGAACCTGTGCTGGAAAATCCTAAGATTAAAGTCAGCGGTGCAAGCACTCAGGCTGAGAATTACAAGTGGGAATATTACTGCAACCAGATTTACGAAATGGATCAGTTTGTAAAAGAACTGACAGACACTCTTTCAAAGCTTGATGAGGATGTGGTTCTGGTGATGTATGGTGACCATTTGCCTACCATGGGCCTTACGGTTACAGATATGAAAAATAAATATCTTTTCCAGACAGAATATGTGATCTGGGATAACATGGGATTGGAAAAAAAGGACAAAAACCTGGCAGCTTATCAGATGGCAGCAGAGGTTCTGGACAGAGTGGGAATCCATGAGGGAAATGTATTCCGTTTCCACCAGGCAAGAAGAAACACCAAGAATTACCAAGTGGATCTGGAAATGCTGCAGTATGATATTCTGTATGGAGAAAAGTATATTTATGACAGGGAAAATCCTTTCGAACGGGTGAAAATGCATCTGGGTGTGGAAGATGCACAGCTTGAAAGCATTCAGCAGATTTCAGAAAATCAGTATTATATCAAGGGAGCAAACTTCACACAGTCCGCATTTTTAGAGGTAAACGGCGAGCTTATAGAAGCGAATTTTGTAGATGAGAATACCCTTCTTGTGCTGGATACCCAGCTAACGGAGGAAGATAAGGTAGACGTTGCGATCCGAAGCAACAGTTCCACGCACAGGGTGCTTACAAGGACAGAAAAATATATCTACCATGAGCCTGAGGCAGGCAGCAATAAAGCAAAATTAGAACCGATTATTACCGAAGAACCCGAAACAGAAGTAACGGAAGAAAGTCAGAAAGAAAAGGAAGAATAA
- a CDS encoding bifunctional folylpolyglutamate synthase/dihydrofolate synthase yields MFTYEEAVAYIENIPKFTTKNKLEHTRKCLDLLGSPDKDKKIIHVAGTNGKGSVCAFLSSMLEQGGFRCGLFTSPHLVKINERFQINEVMISDERFTEAFLEVKNLADRLVEEGDYHPTYFEFLFLMGMIVFRQENVDYIILETGLGGRLDATNSVTKPLACVITSISLDHVEYLGDTIEKIAGEKAGIIKKGVPVIFDGNREEAAAVIKARAEELGCPWYEVKEEQQNMLDYTPEGIRFLSASGIYGDTELFVPFIARYQMMNAALALETMGVLRMVHGLQKEALKAGICSTRWQGRMETILPGVIVDGAHNEDGIARFVETVSYFQKDYPITLLFSTVADKEFPDMIKRICEGLDFANVIVTEIWGSRKQSSRELAELFRLNGCETVFAEPDAGKAFDLAYKKKKDGLLFVAGSLYLAGEIKDYVRRNVHD; encoded by the coding sequence TTGTTTACATACGAAGAAGCAGTAGCTTATATTGAAAATATACCGAAATTTACAACGAAAAATAAATTGGAACACACCAGGAAATGTCTGGATCTTCTGGGCAGTCCTGATAAAGATAAAAAAATAATCCATGTAGCCGGGACCAACGGAAAGGGAAGCGTCTGTGCGTTTCTTTCCTCTATGCTGGAGCAGGGGGGCTTTCGCTGCGGACTGTTTACCTCTCCTCATCTGGTGAAAATCAATGAGCGGTTTCAGATTAATGAAGTTATGATTTCAGACGAGAGATTTACAGAGGCCTTTCTGGAAGTGAAAAATCTGGCAGACCGCCTGGTGGAAGAAGGAGATTATCACCCGACCTATTTTGAATTTCTGTTCCTTATGGGAATGATTGTGTTCAGACAGGAAAATGTGGATTACATCATTCTGGAAACCGGGCTGGGAGGAAGACTGGACGCAACCAACTCTGTGACAAAGCCCCTTGCCTGTGTCATTACCTCAATCAGTCTGGACCATGTGGAATATCTTGGGGATACCATTGAAAAGATTGCAGGGGAGAAAGCGGGAATTATCAAAAAAGGCGTGCCGGTGATTTTTGACGGCAACCGAGAAGAGGCGGCAGCGGTGATAAAGGCAAGAGCCGAAGAACTGGGATGTCCCTGGTATGAAGTAAAGGAAGAGCAGCAGAACATGCTGGATTATACGCCAGAGGGAATCCGCTTTTTATCTGCTTCCGGAATTTACGGAGATACGGAGCTTTTTGTTCCTTTTATTGCCAGGTATCAGATGATGAATGCAGCTTTGGCGCTGGAAACCATGGGCGTGCTGAGAATGGTACATGGTCTTCAGAAAGAGGCGTTAAAGGCAGGAATCTGCAGTACCAGATGGCAGGGCAGAATGGAAACTATTTTGCCGGGCGTGATTGTAGACGGGGCGCACAACGAGGACGGGATTGCCAGATTTGTGGAAACCGTATCCTATTTCCAGAAGGACTATCCCATTACTTTGCTGTTTTCTACCGTTGCGGATAAGGAGTTTCCAGATATGATAAAGAGAATCTGCGAGGGACTTGATTTTGCAAATGTCATTGTCACGGAAATCTGGGGAAGCAGAAAGCAGTCATCCAGGGAGCTGGCAGAACTGTTTCGTTTAAATGGCTGTGAAACAGTGTTTGCAGAGCCTGATGCAGGGAAGGCTTTTGACCTGGCATATAAAAAGAAAAAGGACGGCTTGCTTTTTGTGGCAGGTTCGCTGTATCTGGCGGGGGAGATTAAGGATTATGTAAGGAGGAACGTACATGATTAA
- a CDS encoding stage V sporulation protein AA, whose protein sequence is MKFCIYRQKKNVEVYQPEVYLQDVAKLACGDARVLNRNKVRRIFTIPDEKPGRYVVSAADLIHAVAKEEPNVDVTHVGEADFIVTYEGKKQGKMWISWLKTAMVCAVTFFGGAFSIMTFNTDVDTSGLFSQLYRQFTGELSTGHTILEFAYCVGIGLGVVIFFNHFGHYKLTQDPTPMEVQMRVYEDDVNRTLIAVKNRGGKA, encoded by the coding sequence GTGAAATTTTGTATATACAGACAGAAAAAAAACGTGGAGGTATACCAGCCGGAGGTGTACCTGCAGGATGTGGCAAAGCTTGCCTGTGGGGATGCCAGAGTGCTGAACCGGAATAAAGTCCGCAGGATATTTACCATTCCAGATGAAAAGCCGGGGCGGTATGTGGTTTCCGCAGCGGATTTGATTCATGCAGTGGCAAAGGAAGAACCAAATGTAGATGTGACGCATGTGGGAGAAGCCGACTTTATTGTGACTTATGAGGGGAAAAAACAGGGAAAGATGTGGATAAGCTGGTTAAAAACAGCCATGGTATGTGCAGTAACCTTTTTTGGCGGCGCATTTTCCATTATGACTTTTAATACAGATGTGGATACCTCCGGGCTGTTTTCTCAGCTTTACCGGCAGTTTACAGGAGAGCTTTCCACAGGGCATACCATTCTGGAATTTGCCTATTGTGTGGGGATCGGGCTTGGAGTTGTGATTTTTTTCAATCACTTCGGGCACTATAAGCTGACCCAGGACCCTACGCCTATGGAGGTACAGATGCGTGTTTACGAAGATGATGTAAACCGCACCCTCATAGCCGTAAAAAACAGAGGAGGAAAAGCATAA
- the spoIIAB gene encoding anti-sigma F factor, with protein sequence MTHTNKMVLEVESRSCNEGLARIAVAAFSTQLNPTLEEVADIKTAVSEAITNCIVHAYEKETEWIRIECSCQERELTVIVRDTGKGIEDVKKAMEPLFTTKPEQDRSGMGFAFMEAFMDRVSVESSPGAGTSVTMKKIIGRQKPVFD encoded by the coding sequence ATGACGCATACAAATAAAATGGTGCTGGAGGTAGAGAGCCGTTCCTGCAATGAAGGTCTGGCAAGAATTGCCGTTGCTGCCTTCAGCACACAGCTAAATCCCACCCTGGAGGAGGTGGCAGATATTAAAACTGCTGTGTCAGAGGCAATTACCAACTGCATTGTCCATGCTTATGAAAAGGAAACGGAGTGGATTCGCATTGAGTGTTCTTGTCAGGAAAGAGAGCTGACTGTCATTGTCCGGGATACGGGAAAGGGAATTGAAGATGTGAAAAAGGCGATGGAGCCTCTGTTTACCACAAAGCCGGAGCAGGACCGCTCAGGAATGGGATTTGCCTTTATGGAGGCCTTTATGGACAGAGTATCTGTAGAATCCAGTCCAGGTGCGGGAACGTCCGTAACCATGAAGAAAATCATAGGAAGACAGAAGCCTGTCTTTGATTAG
- a CDS encoding endonuclease/exonuclease/phosphatase family protein has product MNKTKTILKTAGFVLLFAVVLLLLGVLWLTIREYRPRPIESLPPPSGARILSNKATFRVMTFNTGYAGLDKSEDFFMDGGTRVQPDSQKQVQDNLKGIEKILSDNPADVYFLQEVDTDSKRSYHLNEAEYYENALNMDSVFACNFKCDFVPYPLPPIGKVNSGLLTLTDLHADSASRISLPESFTWPIKTCNLKRCMLETRIPLKDTDAELVLINFHLEAYDSGEGKEAQSKMLAKKLAEEYAAGNYVIAGGDFNQTFEGMDSYPIHDTENWVPGTIEHKDLPKHFSFAVDDSYPTCRLLNAPYTGSYETSQVYVLDGFIVSDNLKVSDISVVNTDFAYTDHQPVLLEVQFQ; this is encoded by the coding sequence ATGAACAAAACAAAAACAATCCTGAAAACAGCCGGATTTGTCCTTCTTTTTGCAGTGGTTCTTCTGCTGTTGGGCGTCCTCTGGCTGACTATTCGGGAATATCGTCCCAGGCCGATAGAAAGCCTGCCCCCGCCTTCCGGCGCACGGATTCTTTCCAATAAAGCTACCTTTCGTGTTATGACCTTTAACACCGGATATGCGGGACTCGATAAAAGTGAGGATTTCTTTATGGACGGCGGAACCAGAGTACAGCCGGACAGCCAAAAGCAGGTACAGGACAACTTAAAGGGGATTGAAAAAATCCTGTCTGACAATCCTGCTGACGTATATTTCCTCCAGGAGGTGGACACGGATTCCAAACGTTCCTATCATTTGAATGAAGCAGAATACTATGAAAACGCTCTCAACATGGACAGTGTCTTTGCCTGCAATTTCAAATGTGATTTTGTGCCATATCCCCTTCCCCCTATCGGAAAGGTGAACAGCGGACTTCTTACCCTGACAGACCTGCATGCAGACTCTGCCTCCAGAATTTCCCTTCCGGAATCCTTTACCTGGCCGATAAAAACCTGCAATCTGAAGCGGTGTATGCTGGAAACCCGCATTCCTCTAAAGGATACAGATGCAGAGCTGGTGCTGATTAATTTTCATCTGGAGGCCTATGACAGCGGAGAGGGAAAAGAGGCACAGAGCAAAATGCTGGCAAAGAAGCTGGCAGAGGAATACGCAGCAGGCAATTATGTCATTGCAGGAGGGGATTTTAACCAGACCTTTGAGGGTATGGATAGCTATCCGATTCACGATACTGAAAACTGGGTTCCTGGCACGATTGAGCACAAGGACTTGCCAAAGCATTTTTCTTTTGCCGTGGATGACAGCTATCCCACCTGCCGTCTGTTAAATGCACCTTATACAGGCTCCTATGAAACTTCTCAGGTGTATGTTCTGGACGGATTTATTGTATCGGACAATCTGAAAGTTTCCGATATTTCTGTTGTCAATACAGATTTTGCCTATACCGACCATCAGCCGGTTCTTTTAGAAGTGCAGTTCCAATAA
- a CDS encoding valine--tRNA ligase: MSKELAKTYDPKGLEDRIYQKWLDNKYFHAEVNRDKKPFTIVMPPPNVTGQLHMGHALDETMQDILIRFKRMQGYEALWQPGTDHAAIATEVKVIEKLKEQGIDKNEIGREEFLKHAWEWKEEYGGKIINQLKKLGASADWDRERFTMDEGCSKAVQEVFIKLYEKGYIYKGSRIINWCPVCQTSISDAEVEHEDQDGFFWHINYPVVGEEGKFVEIATTRPETLLGDTAVAVNPEDERYKDLVGKMLKLPLTDREIPVVADEYVDKEFGTGCVKITPAHDPNDFEVGKRHNLPEITIMNDDATINELGGKYAGMDRYEARKAMVEDLKELGLLVKVVPHSHSVGTHDRCKTTVEPMIKPQWFVRMKEMGEAAIETLKEGNLTFVPERFDKIYMHWLENIRDWCISRQLWWGHRIPAYYCDECRETVVAADMPEKCPKCGCTHLHQDEDTLDTWFSSALWPFSTLGWPDNTEEMDYFYPTDVLVTGYDIIFFWVIRMVFSGLEQTGKTPFHHVLIHGLVRDSQGRKMSKSLGNGIDPLEVIDKYGADALRLTLMTGNAPGNDMRFYWERVEASRNFANKVWNASRFIMMNLEKAEVPAEIDLSSLTSADKWILSKVNTLAKDVTENLDKYELGIAVQKVYDFIWEEFCDWYIEMVKPRLYNEEDTTKAAALWTLKTVLANALKLLHPYMPFITEEIFCTLCPEEESIMISSWPEFKEAWNFAADEEAVEMMKEAVRSIRNVRTGMNVPPSKKAKVYVVSENEGVREVFENGKVFFASLGYASEVLVQADKTGIAEDAVSAVTSDAVIYMPFAELVDIEKEIERLKKEEEKLEKELARVNGMLKNERFISKAPESKVAEEREKLERYTNMMEQVKLRLAQLQP; the protein is encoded by the coding sequence ATGAGCAAAGAGCTTGCAAAAACTTATGATCCGAAAGGATTGGAAGACCGTATTTACCAGAAATGGCTGGACAACAAGTATTTCCATGCCGAAGTAAACAGAGATAAAAAACCATTCACCATTGTTATGCCCCCGCCAAACGTTACCGGACAGCTTCATATGGGACATGCCCTGGACGAAACCATGCAGGATATTCTCATTCGTTTTAAGAGAATGCAGGGCTATGAAGCCCTTTGGCAGCCGGGTACAGACCATGCAGCCATTGCCACTGAGGTAAAGGTTATTGAGAAGCTGAAGGAACAGGGCATTGACAAGAACGAAATCGGCAGAGAGGAATTCTTAAAGCATGCCTGGGAATGGAAGGAAGAGTACGGCGGAAAGATTATCAACCAGTTGAAAAAGCTGGGTGCATCTGCAGATTGGGACAGAGAGCGCTTCACCATGGACGAGGGCTGCTCAAAAGCTGTGCAGGAAGTCTTTATTAAGCTGTATGAAAAAGGCTATATTTATAAGGGCTCCAGAATTATCAACTGGTGTCCTGTGTGCCAGACTTCTATTTCTGACGCAGAGGTAGAACATGAAGACCAGGACGGATTTTTCTGGCATATTAATTATCCGGTAGTGGGAGAAGAAGGCAAATTTGTGGAAATCGCGACCACACGTCCGGAAACTCTTCTGGGAGATACTGCGGTAGCAGTGAATCCGGAAGATGAAAGATACAAAGACCTGGTAGGAAAAATGCTGAAGCTGCCTCTTACGGACAGAGAAATTCCGGTTGTGGCAGATGAATATGTAGACAAAGAATTTGGAACAGGCTGTGTAAAAATCACACCAGCCCATGACCCCAATGACTTTGAAGTAGGAAAAAGACACAACCTTCCGGAAATTACCATTATGAATGATGATGCTACCATTAATGAGCTGGGCGGCAAATATGCAGGCATGGATCGTTATGAAGCCAGAAAAGCTATGGTAGAGGATTTAAAGGAACTGGGACTTCTGGTAAAGGTGGTTCCCCATTCTCACAGTGTAGGAACTCATGACCGCTGCAAAACCACAGTAGAGCCAATGATTAAGCCACAGTGGTTTGTGCGTATGAAGGAAATGGGCGAGGCTGCCATTGAAACACTGAAGGAAGGAAACCTGACCTTTGTGCCTGAACGTTTTGACAAGATTTACATGCACTGGCTGGAAAATATCAGAGATTGGTGTATTTCCCGTCAGCTCTGGTGGGGACACAGAATTCCGGCTTATTACTGCGATGAGTGCAGAGAAACCGTTGTGGCAGCAGATATGCCGGAGAAATGTCCGAAGTGTGGCTGCACTCATCTGCATCAGGACGAGGATACCCTGGATACCTGGTTCTCCTCAGCCCTGTGGCCGTTCTCTACTCTTGGCTGGCCGGACAATACAGAGGAAATGGATTATTTCTATCCCACAGACGTGCTGGTAACCGGATATGATATTATTTTCTTCTGGGTGATCCGTATGGTATTTTCAGGCCTTGAACAGACCGGAAAGACACCGTTCCACCATGTACTCATTCATGGTCTGGTAAGAGATTCCCAGGGTCGCAAGATGAGTAAATCCCTTGGAAACGGTATTGACCCGCTTGAGGTTATTGACAAATACGGCGCTGATGCCCTGCGTCTGACTCTGATGACCGGAAATGCGCCCGGAAATGATATGCGTTTCTACTGGGAAAGAGTAGAGGCAAGCAGAAACTTTGCTAATAAGGTATGGAACGCGTCCAGATTTATTATGATGAACCTGGAAAAAGCAGAGGTTCCGGCAGAGATTGACCTTTCCTCCCTTACCAGTGCAGACAAGTGGATTCTCTCCAAGGTCAACACACTGGCAAAGGATGTTACAGAAAATCTGGATAAATATGAGCTGGGAATTGCAGTACAGAAAGTCTATGACTTTATCTGGGAGGAATTCTGTGACTGGTATATTGAAATGGTGAAGCCTCGTCTTTACAACGAAGAGGATACTACAAAGGCAGCGGCTCTTTGGACTTTGAAGACCGTGCTTGCCAATGCCCTGAAGCTTCTGCATCCATATATGCCGTTTATTACAGAGGAAATTTTCTGTACCTTATGCCCGGAGGAAGAATCCATTATGATTTCATCCTGGCCGGAATTTAAAGAAGCGTGGAATTTCGCAGCAGATGAGGAAGCTGTGGAAATGATGAAAGAGGCGGTAAGAAGTATCCGTAATGTTCGCACAGGCATGAACGTACCACCAAGCAAAAAGGCAAAGGTTTATGTTGTGTCTGAAAACGAAGGGGTAAGAGAAGTATTTGAAAACGGGAAGGTTTTCTTTGCCTCTCTTGGTTATGCCAGCGAGGTGTTGGTGCAGGCAGACAAGACGGGAATCGCAGAGGACGCAGTATCGGCAGTGACCTCTGACGCAGTCATTTACATGCCTTTTGCAGAGCTTGTAGATATTGAGAAGGAAATCGAAAGACTGAAAAAAGAAGAGGAAAAACTGGAAAAAGAACTTGCGCGCGTAAACGGAATGCTGAAGAATGAACGTTTCATCAGTAAAGCACCGGAAAGTAAGGTAGCGGAGGAACGCGAGAAATTAGAGCGTTATACAAATATGATGGAACAGGTGAAGTTAAGACTTGCACAGCTTCAGCCTTAA
- a CDS encoding SigF/SigG family RNA polymerase sporulation sigma factor, protein MDNILALIGRAHQGDKRARDILTEKNMGLVHSIAARFKNRGVEMEDLVQIGCIGLLKAIDKFDLSYDVKFSTYAVPMITGEIKRFLRDDGMVKVSRSLKEMAAKAYALREQLILEKGREPQIEELAKELGVSREELVLAMDSQGQVESLQKTIYQSDGNEISLGERLPQEENQQEKVVNRMFLEQALNTLDKKERELIYLRFFQDRTQSSIAGELGMSQVQVSRMEKKILKRLREKL, encoded by the coding sequence ATGGATAATATCCTTGCCCTTATCGGGCGCGCGCACCAGGGAGATAAGAGAGCAAGAGATATACTGACAGAGAAAAATATGGGGTTGGTACACAGCATTGCCGCAAGGTTTAAAAACAGAGGAGTGGAGATGGAAGACTTGGTCCAGATAGGGTGTATCGGGCTTTTAAAGGCCATAGACAAATTTGACCTTTCCTATGATGTGAAATTCTCCACCTATGCGGTTCCCATGATAACCGGGGAGATTAAGCGGTTTCTGCGGGACGACGGCATGGTAAAGGTCAGCCGTTCCTTAAAGGAAATGGCGGCAAAGGCATATGCCCTGCGGGAACAGTTGATTTTAGAGAAAGGGCGGGAGCCGCAGATAGAGGAACTTGCAAAAGAACTGGGAGTGTCCAGGGAGGAATTGGTGCTTGCCATGGATTCCCAGGGGCAAGTGGAATCCCTGCAGAAAACTATTTATCAAAGCGATGGGAATGAGATTTCCTTAGGGGAGCGGCTGCCTCAGGAGGAGAATCAGCAGGAAAAGGTGGTAAACCGCATGTTTTTGGAGCAGGCGCTGAATACGCTGGACAAAAAGGAAAGAGAACTGATTTATCTCCGGTTTTTTCAAGACAGAACCCAGAGCAGTATTGCCGGGGAACTGGGTATGTCCCAGGTACAGGTTTCCCGCATGGAGAAAAAAATTTTAAAGCGGCTGCGGGAAAAGCTATAA
- a CDS encoding STAS domain-containing protein: MEETMVKRGNRLIVYVPRELDHHFAEQITEELDSELEKGTVRQLVFDFSATTFMDSSGIGMLMGRKRLLSCCGGTVSAIHVSDRIWRIMQLSGIYKHMEISQEAVWNRKMR; this comes from the coding sequence ATGGAAGAAACCATGGTAAAGCGGGGAAACAGGCTGATTGTCTATGTACCCAGAGAGCTGGATCATCATTTTGCAGAGCAGATAACCGAGGAGCTGGACAGCGAGCTGGAAAAGGGTACGGTGCGGCAGTTGGTGTTTGATTTTTCAGCAACTACCTTTATGGACAGCTCAGGCATCGGTATGCTTATGGGACGGAAGCGGCTTTTAAGCTGCTGCGGAGGCACGGTAAGCGCCATTCATGTCAGTGACAGAATCTGGCGTATTATGCAGCTTTCTGGAATTTACAAACACATGGAAATCAGTCAGGAAGCGGTGTGGAACCGCAAAATGCGATAG
- a CDS encoding tetratricopeptide repeat protein, with translation MNCIVCHAQLTASDYCPKCGCNVKALKKVNALSNLYYNQGLEKAQIRDLSGAITCLKRSLKMNKLNIQARNLLGLVYFETGEVVAALSQWVISKNMMPQGNPAEGYIDRLQKNANRLDMINISIKKYNQCLEYCRNGNPDMAKMQLKKGAFQ, from the coding sequence ATGAATTGTATTGTATGTCATGCACAACTGACGGCTTCGGACTATTGCCCAAAGTGCGGGTGCAATGTAAAAGCCCTGAAAAAGGTAAACGCGCTTTCCAATCTCTATTATAACCAGGGGCTTGAGAAGGCTCAGATTCGGGATTTGTCAGGAGCGATTACCTGTTTAAAGAGAAGTCTGAAAATGAATAAGCTGAATATCCAGGCAAGAAATCTTCTGGGGCTGGTATACTTTGAAACAGGAGAAGTGGTGGCAGCGTTGTCCCAGTGGGTAATCAGTAAAAATATGATGCCCCAGGGAAATCCTGCGGAAGGCTATATTGACAGGCTGCAGAAGAATGCCAACCGTCTGGACATGATTAATATCAGTATTAAAAAGTATAATCAGTGTCTGGAATATTGCAGAAACGGCAATCCGGATATGGCAAAAATGCAGCTGAAAAAAGGTGCTTTCCAATAA